A window of the Henckelia pumila isolate YLH828 chromosome 3, ASM3356847v2, whole genome shotgun sequence genome harbors these coding sequences:
- the LOC140892512 gene encoding GDSL esterase/lipase At1g54790, which translates to MASNICQILIFLLLICLPSAKSIDFNYPAVFNFGDSNSDTGGLVSGLGESLDPPNGQTYFKKPSGRFCDGRLIIDFLMDAMDLPFLNSYLDAIGAPSFRTGCNFAAAGSTILPATASSVSPFSFGIQVAQFFRFKAKVEDLQAKPRKFDKYIPAQDSFQKALYMFDIGQNDLAGAFYSKTLDQILASIPIILSQFEDGIEKLYEQGARNFWIHNTGPLGCLPQNIAKFGTDASRLDELGCVSSHNQASRLLNLQLHALCKKLQSQYPDSNVTYVDIFTIKSNLIANYSRYGFEQPVMACCGYGGPPLNYDSHISCGQTKLLNGTSLTAKGCSDSTEYVNWDGIHYTDAANQYVASQILTGKYSDPSFADKMPFLLKLKF; encoded by the exons ATGGCTTCAAACATTTGCCAAATTCTCATCTTTCTGCTGCTAATATGCCTCCCTTCAGCCAAATCCATAGATTTCAACTATCCAGCAGTTTTCAATTTTGGAGACTCCAACTCGGACACTGGAGGACTCGTTTCTGGCCTTGGCGAGAGCCTTGATCCGCCCAATGGCCAGACTTACTTTAAGAAACCATCTGGGAGGTTCTGCGATGGCCGTCTGATCATCGATTTTCTGA TGGATGCCATGGACTTGCCCTTTCTAAATTCATATTTGGATGCGATTGGCGCGCCCAGTTTCAGAACCGGATGCAACTTTGCAGCTGCAGGCTCAACTATACTCCCGGCCACTGCATCATCCGTTAGCCCATTTTCATTTGGAATTCAAGTGGCTCAGTTTTTCAGATTCAAGGCAAAAGTTGAAGATCTACAGGCTAAAC CAAGGAAATTTGACAAATACATTCCGGCACAAGATTCATTTCAGAAAGCACTCTACATGTTTGACATAGGCCAGAACGATTTAGCTGGTGCCTTCTATTCTAAGACGTTGGATCAAATTCTTGCTTCGATTCCCATAATTTTGTCTCAATTTGAAGACGGTATTGAG AAGTTATATGAACAAGGGGCAAGAAATTTTTGGATCCATAACACAGGTCCCCTAGGTTGCTTGcctcaaaatattgcaaaatttGGCACTGATGCATCTAGGCTGGACGAACTCGGGTGTGTCAGCTCTCACAACCAAGCTTCCAGACTTCTCAACCTGCAACTTCACGCTCTCTGTAAAAAGTTGCAATCCCAGTATCCGGATTCAAATGTCACATATGTCGATAttttcacaatcaaatcaaatcttatagCAAACTATTCCCGTTACG GCTTTGAGCAGCCAGTAATGGCATGCTGTGGATATGGAGGCCCTCCATTGAATTACGACAGCCACATCTCCTGTGGCCAAACTAAACTCTTGAATGGAACTTCGCTAACAGCCAAAGGTTGCAGTGACAGTACAGAATATGTGAACTGGGATGGTATTCACTACACTGATGCTGCAAACCAGTATGTGGCGTCACAGATTCTGACCGGAAAATACTCGGATCCCTCATTTGCTGATAAGATGCCTTTTCTCTTAaagctgaaattttaa
- the LOC140886097 gene encoding protein DA1-related 1-like — protein sequence MGWLTKIFRGSSDNISRGQYHGKYEDDTIWEGPPTSTEAWSDFDKEEIDRAIALSIAEDEKGKKVIDCESHLEEDEQLARALQESLNAESPPQSPPLSSPPRSSPPRSPPRSSPPRSPPRLLPPRSSPRPLPPRSPPRLLPPQSPRYDYGSFFPPNPFHYLPGYRICAGCNSEIGHGRYLSCMGAVWHPDCFCCHACNQPISDYEFSMFSNRPYHKSCYKDQHHPKCDVCKKFIPTNVAGLIEYRAHPFWHQKYCPSHENDGTPRCCSCERMEPVDARYLILDDGRKLCLECLDSSIMDTHECQPLYLEIQEFYEGLNMKVEQQIPLLLVERQALNEAMEGEKNGHHHMPETRGLCLSEEQTISTILRRPRIGGHRIIDMFTEPYRLVRSCEVTAILILYGLPRLLTGSILAHEMMHAWLRLKGYPNLSPDVEEGICQVLAHMWLDSEIVAGSGSDMASTSSSSAASSSSSSPSTSSSSSKKGKRSQFEKRLGEFFKHQIESDTSAAYGDGFRQGNKSVLEFDLKRTLDHIKLTGSFPC from the exons ATGGGGTGGCTAACCAAGATTTTCAGAGGTTCCAGCGACAATATATCTAGAGGGCAATATCATGGGAAATATGAAGATGATACAATTTGGGAAGGACCTCCTACTTCAACG GAAGCTTGGTCAGATTTTGACAAGGAAGAAATTGATCGAGCAATAGCCCTTTCTATTGCTGAGGATGAAAAAGGGAAAAAAGTAATAG ATTGCGAGTCTcatttggaagaagatgaaCAGCTTGCTAGGGCCCTTCAAGAAAGTTTGAATGCAGAATCACCTCCTCAATCACCTCCACTCTCATCACCTCCTCGATCATCTCCACCTCGATCACCTCCTCGATCATCTCCACCTCGATCACCTCCTCGGCTACTCCCCCCTCGATCATCTCCTCGGCCACTCCCACCTCGATCACCTCCTCGGCTACTTCCACCTCAATCACCTCGATATGATTATGGAAGTTTCTTTCCACCTAATCCATTCCACTATCTTCCAGGATACAG AATCTGTGCTGGTTGTAACAGTGAAATTGGCCATGGAAGATATTTGAGTTGCATGGGGGCTGTTTGGCATCCTGATTGTTTTTGTTGCCATGCTTGTAATCAGCCAATATCAGATTATGAG TTTTCAATGTTTAGTAATCGCCCTTACCATAAATCCTGCTACAAGGACCAGCATCACCCCAAGTGCGATGTTTGCAAAAAATTT ATCCCAACAAATGTGGCCGGCCTTATTGAGTATAGAGCACATCCTTTCTGGCATCAGAAGTATTGCCCTTCACACGAGAATGATGGAACGCCTCGCTGTTGCAGCTGCGAAAGAATGGAG CCGGTAGATGCCAGATATTTGATTCTTGACGATGGAAGGAAGCTCTGTCTGGAGTGTTTGGACTCTTCGATAATGGATACCCATGAGTGCCAACCACTTTACCTTGAAATACAAGaattttatgaaggtttaaatATGAAGGTGGAGCAGCAAATTCCTTTACTCTTGGTTGAGAGACAGGCACTAAATGAAGCCATGGAAGGAGAGAAAAAT GGTCATCACCACATGCCTGAGACAAGAGGTCTTTGCTTGTCGGAAGAACAAACCATTAGCACG ATTTTGAGGCGTCCGAGAATTGGTGGCCATCGAATAATAGACATGTTCACTGAGCCTTACAGGCTCGTTCGTAGCTGTGAGGTGACAGCAATTCTCATCTTATATGGTCTTCCTCG GTTATTGACAGGATCAATTCTTGCCCATGAGATGATGCACGCATGGCTGCGACTTAAAg GTTATCCAAATCTAAGTCCGGATGTGGAAGAAGGTATCTGCCAAGTGCTAGCACATATGTGGTTGGATTCAGAAATTGTTGCTGGTTCTGGTAGTGACATGGCTTCCACTTCATCTTCATCTGCCGcttcctcctcttcctcctctCCCTCGACATCATCTAGTTCTTCGAAGAAAGGAAAACGATCCCAATTTGAGAAAAGACTTGGTGAATTTTTCAAGCACCAGATTGAATCAGACACTTCAGCTGCATATGGAGATGGTTTCAGGCAAGGCAACAAGTCCGTGCTCGAGTTTGATCTAAAGAGGACTCTTGATCATATTAAGCTCACAGGAAGTTTTCCATGCTAG